One window of Solwaraspora sp. WMMA2056 genomic DNA carries:
- a CDS encoding IS701 family transposase, which yields MAAAAMVEAGRVEENLATLMGDLGACFARVEPLRQAGKYVRGLIADLPRKNCWTLAEHAGDTTPDRMQRLLERAVWDTDKAMGVVRDFAVARLADPDGDNTLIFDESGVEKTGTGTCGVTRQYVGCAGKVTNAVNLVNATYATRAGHALVGSRLWIPAAHLDDDARRAATGVPADTEFATKPRLATDLLTETLDAGVPVRWCTADAVYGRDRRLRDTCETRGIGYSLGVPCSFRITLPGWKTKIRADTAATTLTTDTAWQTMSCGAGSKGDRWYAWAWIATASPRHYLLVRRSLADPDDLAYFYCWIPERLPATLTALVRVTGRRWTIEEDHGFGKDHFGFDQFQNRLHTPIMRHIVLVMAALAVCAVTAADAAAGTTPPPRPTHPSEPPPADLGLARLTVVEIKRLYNLATRAWHSLEHHLRWSWWRRRHQARARWYHYRSRLT from the coding sequence GTGGCCGCAGCGGCCATGGTAGAGGCCGGTCGTGTCGAGGAGAACCTCGCCACGCTGATGGGAGACCTCGGCGCGTGTTTCGCCCGGGTCGAACCACTACGGCAGGCCGGCAAGTACGTCCGTGGCCTGATCGCCGACCTGCCACGCAAGAACTGCTGGACCCTCGCCGAACACGCCGGGGACACCACCCCCGACCGGATGCAACGACTCCTCGAACGCGCGGTCTGGGACACCGACAAGGCGATGGGCGTGGTCCGTGACTTCGCCGTGGCACGCCTGGCCGACCCGGACGGCGACAACACGCTGATCTTCGACGAGAGCGGCGTGGAGAAGACCGGCACCGGCACGTGCGGCGTGACCCGCCAGTACGTGGGCTGCGCGGGAAAGGTCACCAACGCCGTCAACCTGGTCAACGCCACCTACGCCACCCGCGCCGGCCACGCCCTGGTCGGCTCCCGCCTGTGGATCCCCGCCGCCCACCTCGACGACGACGCCCGCCGCGCCGCCACCGGCGTCCCCGCCGACACCGAGTTCGCGACCAAACCCCGACTCGCCACCGACCTGCTCACCGAGACACTCGACGCCGGCGTACCCGTGCGGTGGTGCACCGCCGACGCCGTCTACGGCCGGGACCGGCGACTACGCGACACCTGCGAGACCCGGGGAATCGGCTACAGCCTCGGCGTGCCGTGCTCGTTCCGGATCACCCTGCCCGGCTGGAAGACGAAGATCCGCGCCGACACCGCTGCCACCACCCTGACCACCGACACCGCCTGGCAGACCATGTCCTGCGGGGCGGGTTCCAAAGGCGACCGCTGGTACGCGTGGGCGTGGATCGCCACCGCCAGCCCCCGCCACTACCTGCTCGTACGCCGGAGCCTGGCTGACCCCGACGACCTGGCCTACTTCTACTGCTGGATACCGGAGCGCCTTCCGGCGACCCTGACCGCGTTGGTGAGGGTGACCGGCCGGCGGTGGACGATCGAGGAGGACCACGGCTTCGGCAAGGACCACTTCGGGTTCGACCAGTTCCAGAACCGCCTCCACACCCCGATCATGCGGCACATAGTGCTGGTCATGGCCGCGCTCGCCGTCTGCGCGGTCACCGCCGCCGACGCCGCGGCCGGGACCACGCCACCACCCCGACCCACCCACCCCAGCGAACCACCACCGGCCGACCTCGGACTCGCCCGGCTGACCGTGGTCGAGATCAAACGGCTGTACAACCTCGCGACCAGAGCCTGGCACAGCCTCGAACACCATCTCCGCTGGTCCTGGTGGCGCCGCCGCCATCAAGCCCGCGCCCGCTGGTACCACTACCGATCCAGACTCACATGA
- a CDS encoding non-ribosomal peptide synthetase, with protein sequence MIKSRSTAALLVYTSGTTGTPKGVGVSYRNVAGLIAALGSLIPAEGREGGNVMAPAFDGWLWSTLIPLAHGRGVALADPRDGLNSLFGGTVDIVTATPSLLAAHEPPAKSAGLRTVVSAGEACPPAVAQRWSDGRRFINAYGPTETTICATWADTEAGDDPETIGRPLPNYRLQVLNSDLQPVPNGSVGELFISGVGVGRGYRNQPGQTASRFLPDPTRAGSRMYRTGDLVRTRPDGALEFVGRADQQIKIRGYRVEPAGVEAIARAVPGIRTAVAFGIPDSGGTSLGLAVVPDQSVEDSIEGQVLTKLQAALPDYMIPTRTIVLRELPLTVAGKVDDAKLAQLGSQADQRTTDGTVPSSPNELLISQIWSEALEKPVETIEANFFELGGHSLIAARVVARLRSATGVKVTMRQLFAAPTVQSLATTLDRLAGEQAPTVLRR encoded by the coding sequence ATGATCAAGTCACGAAGTACGGCTGCCCTACTAGTGTACACCTCGGGGACCACAGGAACACCGAAAGGCGTGGGGGTCTCATATCGAAATGTCGCCGGGCTGATCGCCGCTCTTGGGAGCCTGATTCCGGCTGAAGGTAGGGAGGGTGGTAACGTTATGGCTCCGGCATTCGACGGGTGGCTATGGTCGACCCTCATACCTTTGGCCCATGGTCGGGGAGTGGCACTCGCCGACCCACGCGACGGATTGAACAGTCTCTTTGGAGGTACTGTCGATATCGTTACCGCGACGCCGTCACTGCTGGCGGCGCACGAGCCGCCTGCTAAGAGCGCCGGGCTGCGGACGGTCGTATCCGCAGGTGAAGCGTGCCCTCCCGCCGTCGCGCAGCGGTGGTCCGATGGCCGCCGTTTCATCAACGCATACGGTCCTACTGAGACGACGATTTGCGCGACGTGGGCCGACACTGAAGCGGGTGACGACCCGGAGACGATCGGTCGACCTTTGCCAAACTATCGCCTTCAAGTGCTCAACAGCGATCTCCAACCGGTTCCGAATGGATCCGTTGGCGAGCTGTTCATTTCGGGTGTCGGCGTTGGCCGAGGCTACCGAAATCAGCCGGGCCAGACAGCTTCCCGGTTCCTGCCCGATCCGACTCGAGCCGGAAGCCGGATGTATCGCACAGGTGATTTGGTGCGGACCCGGCCGGACGGGGCGTTGGAATTCGTTGGGCGTGCCGATCAGCAGATCAAGATCCGCGGCTACCGAGTAGAACCTGCGGGCGTCGAGGCCATCGCCCGAGCCGTGCCCGGGATCCGAACTGCGGTCGCGTTCGGCATTCCGGATTCCGGAGGAACTTCCCTCGGACTGGCCGTGGTCCCCGACCAGTCGGTGGAGGACTCGATCGAGGGACAGGTACTCACCAAGTTGCAGGCCGCTCTCCCCGACTACATGATCCCGACGCGAACGATCGTTCTGCGCGAACTGCCGCTCACGGTTGCCGGTAAGGTGGATGACGCGAAGCTGGCTCAGCTTGGCAGTCAAGCCGATCAGCGGACAACGGACGGAACAGTCCCCTCCTCCCCCAACGAGCTCCTGATCTCCCAGATCTGGTCCGAGGCCCTCGAGAAGCCAGTGGAAACCATCGAGGCAAACTTCTTCGAGCTCGGAGGCCACTCGTTGATCGCTGCCCGGGTCGTTGCTAGGCTTCGTTCCGCCACCGGAGTGAAGGTCACCATGCGTCAGCTCTTCGCGGCGCCGACCGTCCAGTCCCTAGCGACGACATTGGATCGGCTAGCCGGCGAACAAGCGCCTACAGTGTTGCGGCGCTAG